GCGGAGATGACGACGGATATCGACAATTATCTGAGCTTCGTGCTCACCATGTTCCTTGCGTTCGGCGTGACATTCGAGGTGCCCATCGTTGTGGTGCTGCTCGCGCGCATGGGCGTGGTGTCGATTCAGAAGCTCAAGCAGATCCGGCCGTATGTGATCGTCGGCGCGTTCATCATTTCGGCGGTGGTCACGCCGCCGGACGTCTTTTCGCAGCTTATTCTCGCCATTCCGCTCATCATCTTGTACGAGGCGGGAATCGTGGCGGCGCGGCTGGTGGTCGGAAAGGACGCAATCAAGAGCGGAGAAGTCGTCGCGAAGTAGCTGCGGCTGATTGTCGCGGCGCCGGTTAGAGCGAGTGCGCGGGTCGAGAAGCAAAAAAGGCAGCCAAAGCTGCCTTTTTTTTATTTGCACCGCCGCGGATCATTCGTCGCCTTGATCGCCCTGATCTTCGTCCGGCATCTGCGGCGCCTTCGGCTGCGCGGGGCGTTTGCCGATCATCACGTTCACGTCCAGTTCCTTGTTCTTGCGCATCAGGTGTACTTTCACGGACGTGCCCGGCTTGATCTGAGCAACCACGTTCAAGAGGCGCGTGGTGTCGGTAATCGTGTCCTCGTTGATGCTCACGAGAATGTCGCCCGGCTTGATGCCTGCCTTGTCCGCTGGGCCGCCTTGCAGCACGCCCGCGACAATTGCGCCGGATTTCTGATCCAGCCCGAACGATTCGGCAATCTCCGGCGTCACGTCCTGCGGTTCGACGCCGATCCAGCCGCGCGTCACCGTGCCCGTGGTGATGATGCTTTCCAGCACGCTCCGCGCTGTCGACACCGGAATGGCGAAACCGATGCCGAGCGAGCCGCCGCTGCGCGAATAAATCGCCGTGTTGATGCCGAGCAGATTACCGTTCACGTCGACGAGCGCACCGCCCGAATTGCCGGGATTGATCGCCGCGTCGGTCTGAATGAAGTTCTCGAACGTGTTGATGCCCAAGTGATTGCGCCCGAGCGCACTCACGATGCCCATGGTCACCGTCTGGCCGACGCCGAACGGGTTGCCGATTGCCAGCACGACATCGCCGACGTGCGTCTGGTCCATTCGCCCGAGCGTGATGCTCGGCAAGTTCGTCATGCCGATCTTCAGCACCGCGAGATCCGTTTCGGGGTCGACGCCGATGACTTTTGCGCTCGACGTGCGGCCGTCCGCGAGCGCGACTTCGATCTGATCCGCGCCGTCCACGACGTGCTGGTTCGTTAGAATGTAACCTTCCGAGCTGACGATGACCCCTGACCCGAGATTCGACGCGGGCGGCTCGTCGTTCTTGCGTCTGTTCTTGTCGCCGAAGAAGTAGCGGAAAAGCGGGTCTTTGGCGCGCGGGTCCGCCGGCAGATTGCCGTCCTTGCTGGAGAACACGTTCACCACCGCGGGCATCGCCTTTTGCGCGCCGTCCGCATACGACGACTGGAGCGGGCGCGAGCCGATGCTCGGCGCCACTTCCTGTAACGCGACGATCGGCTCGGCGAGTTGCTTGCCGAATTGGCCCTGACGTTGAAGCCACTGCGGTTTCAGGGTCGCGATGATGAACATCAGAGCCAAAAGCACGGTGACCGCTTGGGCAAAAAACAGCCAGAAGCGTCTAAGCATTTGAAGGGATAGAGGATTTCATGGATCGGATCGAACTCGAATTGTATCTGAACAACCTGCTGGAAATCGGCCGCTTCAAGGACTATTGCCCGAACGGCCTACAGGTGGAAGGCACGCGCCGCGTTCAGAAAATCGCGACCGGCGTCACGGCTTCGCTCGCCTTCCTGGAAGCCGCGCTGGAGTGGGGCGCGGATACGGTGCTCGTCCATCATGGTTACTTCTGGCGCAACGAGGCGCCGCAGATCACGGGCCGCAAGCATCGGCGGCTGCGTACGCTGATTGCCAACGACATCAATCTCTTCGCCTACCACCTTCCGCTCGACGCGCATTCCGAGCTCGGCAACAACGCGCAAATCGGCGCGCGGCTCGGACTCATCGCCGACGGCCGGTTCGGCGATCAGGACCTCGGCTGGATCGCGCCGCTCGCCATGCCGCTTCCGCTTGAGCATTTCACCGCCACGGTCGAGAACGCGCTGGGCCGCAAGCCGCTCGTCTTCGGCGACGCGGACCGAGAACTGCGACGAAT
This Caballeronia sp. LZ062 DNA region includes the following protein-coding sequences:
- a CDS encoding Nif3-like dinuclear metal center hexameric protein, which translates into the protein MDRIELELYLNNLLEIGRFKDYCPNGLQVEGTRRVQKIATGVTASLAFLEAALEWGADTVLVHHGYFWRNEAPQITGRKHRRLRTLIANDINLFAYHLPLDAHSELGNNAQIGARLGLIADGRFGDQDLGWIAPLAMPLPLEHFTATVENALGRKPLVFGDADRELRRIAWCTGGAQSYFEQAIDAGADVYVSGEVSEQTMHIAAESGVAYIAAGHHATERYGVQAVGAHLYEKFDIEHVFIDIDNPV
- a CDS encoding Do family serine endopeptidase produces the protein MLRRFWLFFAQAVTVLLALMFIIATLKPQWLQRQGQFGKQLAEPIVALQEVAPSIGSRPLQSSYADGAQKAMPAVVNVFSSKDGNLPADPRAKDPLFRYFFGDKNRRKNDEPPASNLGSGVIVSSEGYILTNQHVVDGADQIEVALADGRTSSAKVIGVDPETDLAVLKIGMTNLPSITLGRMDQTHVGDVVLAIGNPFGVGQTVTMGIVSALGRNHLGINTFENFIQTDAAINPGNSGGALVDVNGNLLGINTAIYSRSGGSLGIGFAIPVSTARSVLESIITTGTVTRGWIGVEPQDVTPEIAESFGLDQKSGAIVAGVLQGGPADKAGIKPGDILVSINEDTITDTTRLLNVVAQIKPGTSVKVHLMRKNKELDVNVMIGKRPAQPKAPQMPDEDQGDQGDE